The DNA sequence CAGATGAAACATAAATCACTTGTTGAAATTAATGTGGTGTATCTTTCAGGATGCATCAAGATTTAGTCCATTCGGAGTGGTTGAAATGGCAAGGACAGGAATCAAAGTTAAAGATAACTCCAAGAatgtttctttttcatatgacatTAAAATGAGAAATTTGGAATAATTGCCATTTTTCAATATGGAGCACAACAAACCGTAAAGCACATCATGTCACAATCCTGTAAAACTCCGAGAATGTTACTTTTTCATTTGACACTAAAATAAGAAATTTGGAATAATTACCATTTTCAATATGGAGTACAACAAACCATAAAACACTTCCTGTCACAATCCCGTAAATTAAGTAATAGCTCTTTTTTTTCAACTTCTCACTTGAGTTAAATTTATGTTTTGGTGCACCTGACTGCAGAGAGACTCAAGATATCTTTTCCTACCAGCACAACCTTTTTTTAGCTTTTATAAGATATATTATTTTGAACAAATTATTATCTTGATGAATGCTGATGCCTATCTTTGCCTCATATGCAAATATTGAACAACTTATCTTGGACTTCCTTACTATGATTTAGTATGTTATAGAACCATGATTTTGATGTTGTTTAGTAGCAGTAGCTTGTTGTACCATTCTGACCATGTGCTTAAGCACTTGATCAGCAGAGTCTTGCATCAGCCCATGGCTATGCATACTACCACTGGTTTGTTAAGACTGGAACACCAACAAGTATTGTGCACCTTGCTTGGTTATGATTAGTCACGCTGGCAGAGTGGCCACTTCTTCATGCTTATTGGGTGTGCACTCTTTGATATTCTTTCTCTTGCTTTCTCCAACAGAGTTCATAATTCAATTTGGTGTCCTaattcactcttttttttttgtgaatttagGTACGATTTGTTCCGAATCAGCAAAACAAGCTCATTTCCGCTTCAGTTGATGGTTTGTTGTGTCTCTTCGACACCAGTGGACATATTGACGATGATGATCATTTGGAATCTGTAAGTTGTGGTGTCAGTTCAGCATTACCTATAGATGCAAAAAAGTCAATTGTCCATATAAATTTACAAATGCATTACTATGTGCCAGACCTTTATGTTGTACagtattaaagattttttttcctttttgatttACAATAAGTATTTGAATTCTCCAAATAAGTGATTTTGAATGGAAGCTTCACTTGATTTTTACCTGTAATGCAATCTTAGACTGAATGGATAACCATGAACCACCTGATGCAACCAGTGATGGTTCAATCTCTATACTCTGTGGAAAAATTTCTTTGCCAACACCGTTATGAGATTCTTGTTCTCGAGAGACTTAAGGGCTTTGCTAATATTGATCGTTAGAAAACTTTTGTTTTTTTCAATGTTAACTGTCCATGTTTccacttttctttttctcctgTTCAATTCATAAGTAGTATTCACTTAGTTTCATGGACTGGAGGTAGCTGAATTTGTGGGTCATACTTGGACCTGTATTGCAAAGATATAAGAAGGTGACTGCTAACATTGCTGTATATTCAAATTCTAGCAGTATAAGCACTTACTAACCTTATCTATAATGAGGTGTGCTAACTGTTTGCCTTCTAGTTCTTCTTTAATTATgcattctttttaatttttttaggtgTGGAGGTGCAATGGGGTTGTTTTAATGGATAAGTGTGATTAGTATTAGCTAATACAATAGTAGCATTCATTGTTCCTACAAAATGACTTGGAAGTTAATTGATAGACATTTTTCCTAAAAATTTGCAATTGTTTTTTTATTGAAAGCTTAGGCTACAAAAACAAGTTTTAGTGGTTCTTGTTCCTTTTCCTATTTATTATATCTTCATTTTCTTTTACATTTCAATACTAGCAATTTTCTATTTACAACTGGTGAAGTCATTTTGGTTTTCTTGGTTCATATCATCAGAATATGTGTTTTTGTTGTTTCTAGCTCTCTTCATAATAATAAATGCATAAATGGATCTTTGACTACTTTATTTACTATGAGCTCTCAAATCAGAGGGTACTACAGTCCTTAAAGTTCACGATGGACAGTTTATTAATACCCTTCAATTAGTGTTGATAGCATCTTATAGGTGGCTTCCTTTAGATGTTTATGTTAACCTGACAAGTGAAATTCTTAAAGGAGATAAATATGGAATGGATACTAGGTAAACTGGGAAGATGTTAAATTTGCTAGTCTCTGGAGAAAATGGAGTTCTCATCTTTAGGTCCAGGTAAAATGAACTGCAACTTACTGAGTTCCACAGGGGCActtgcaaagaaaatatttctttattaggAGAAGATGAATCCTGATGAAATAACTCGTCTCATTTGGAGAAGTTACCGGAGGATGTGATGCATTTGTTTTGCTACCTTTCTTTCCATCAATGGAAGGTCCAATGCTTTTGATTTAGTGATTTCTCTTCTCATTATCGAGGTATTTGTAATGTAGCCCTTGTGGATTTTTAGTATAGTTTGGCTTCAATAACTTGTGGGTTGCTAAATATGTCAAGGATATGTGAAAGTTATAAGAGTAACTTCTttgtttacaattttttttttattgcataCTTGTTAAATAATGACATTTTAAGACAATTGTCATTGGTGTTTAGTTTGGAACCTTAATACCTTTCCTTGGTTGGTTCATTTGGTTCATTTATAGTGAAATAATACTTCTTTTTTGTTCTATATTGGATCTTGATTCAGCTATTGATATACATTGTTTTCTTGCTTGAttatacaacaacaataataataaaaccataagtctcaactatttgaggtTAGGTATATTGGTCTTTTGTCGCCATTGAGATATGTGAAacgtcatatgtttagttaagtttatagtacttaaaattgtgtatatagtttctattaaattctttttaggtcttcctttgCCTCTCTTTGTGTCACTAATATTTATTATTTCACCTCTTCTAACTATCATATCGAGAGGTCTCCTTAGTATatgctcataccatcttaaacgaTTATCACTCATTTTATCTTCTATCGAAACAATACCtaattgttcacgaataaaaatatttttttttcttgtctttcctaataactccacacatccatctcaatattcttatcttggcaacataaactttttgtatatattttttgttcaCTGTCCAACACTCATATCCATAAAGCATTATTGGACAACATACTAATAtacaattttttatatatattgcaTATGTTTTCCTTCTTGAATATATACTCCTTTTTCTAATACTAATAACCACACAACAAGTAttctataaatattaattatggtAAGGTAGTTTGACACAACTGCAGACAAATGCTTTGCAGTTAAAGCATGGGAGATACTTAGTCCTAGATTTTTACTGCTGTTTCAGGTGATGAACGTGGAAACTTCTATTGCAAAAATAGGTTTCTTTGGAAGGATGAATCAAAAGTTTTGGTGTTTGACACATATTGAGACGTTGAGGTAATATATCTGTTGCTGTATATTTGTTATTAACTATGAAGCAGAATCACAAAGCTTGCAATCTCCATGTTAGAACATGCTAGGTAATCCAAAACATTCTTCTCATCTATACTAGTCTATtttgatatgagatattcattgtGGTGCACATACTCTTTCAAGGCCATTGGACATTAAATACTAGCTACAACTAAAATGTGTGTAGCCTTGGATTTTTGACTCACTAGCAATGTGAATAATCTCTCTAATTGTGTGAACGGTTGTCATGCTTCTCATAAGTTGCATATATGATGATCATAAATTGTATAAATTGCACAAAATATCTCTTTGTATATAGATGATAGTGGTATATAAAATTTACATTAATCTATTAATCGTCATGTACCAACCATATTGTcttactttaaaattttaattattggtATATTCATACAGTATCATGTCTGTCCATTCTTCATAGGTCACCAATAATTGCATTCTTTGATGATTTTATTCATTTCTTAAAGTTACAGAATTGATATACGAAGTTTCTTTCTCATTGTTTGATAGAGTCAGCTTTGAGTTTGtcagttttttattcttatactgcCAAATCTGGGCTTCATATACTTTTGGAACTATTTTTCTATTCCTGAAAATCGATGTCTGCTTCACCTGATAGAACTATGATTTACTATTTCCTATCTATTTGTGGCGTCATCTTGTTTGTCTTTTTTGTTGGATGGTTTTTTTTGTTCCCTATTGTATAACTATTTTGGAATGCTCAAGCATTCACACAGGCTGTTTGACCATGGTAGGTGTCATTCAAAAAGTAGCACTCTATGTATCTGTCTGGGAACTTTGGTTTATATTCTAATAAGTCAATTGCCCTTATTCGAGTAGTTGTAGCCAGTGATTTAAACAGGCGCTTGCCTAGGTACACTCGAGcaaggtgaggcgaggcccgagcgtctTGTTGAAGGGCCAGGTGACACGCTTCAAAGAGATGCCGCCTGGGTGCTCGCCCAAGaccaggcgtcgggcgctttgTCACGGTCAAGCACCCGGTTCAATTAAGCGAACCGAACCAGACTTTTAAATTTGGTTCGGTTAAATAACGTAGTTTCTTATCTCAAAAGCCACCCTTCATGCCCATGTGACCCTAAGGAACCCTAGCGTTACTTCTGCTTCCGTTGTCGACGCTTTCTGCCGCTCCCTCCGCCACAGATGCGGCGGACCGAGCCTTCATCTATCGCCGACGGACGAGTCCGACTGCTCCCCTAGCTTCCTTTCGTTGTTGCTCCTTGTGCAGTTTCTTCCACTATTGAGGGAGTGGACCGTAGGTTCCTTCGTCACTGATGGACGTCCTCTGGAGCTTCTGCTGCTACTGTTCACAGCTTCTGCCGTTGCCGCTGCCCGCAGCTTTTGCCGCTGTCACTACTGCTGTCTGCAGCTTCCGTCACTACTACTGTTGCCATTCACAGCTTTCGTCGCTACCATTGTTGTCGTTCGCAACGTTACCGCAAcaatcttaaactaatcctctaTTACTGTTAACATTTTTTCTCCCCTCTAATTACTGTTAACAATatgtaatatactgttaacagtatattcttaaatattatatttttatttaaataattatatttttattatattatataatttttttatattttaatattttagagtgccTTGGGTGTTTTGGgatcttggcgcctagcgctttttaaatcacttatTATAACTAAATATCACATGATTACAAAATGTACCTTCACTGTATATATGTCTATATGTTTTCAGTGACACTGTATTGATGCAAAAATGCatagaattgatgctataaaacgGCTGCAGTGATACTTTAAATATCACTGCAGCCCTTTTTTTCACTCGACCTGAGTCTTGCTTCTTTGGTCTTACTGTAATATGATATATTGCTTATTATGGTATCTGAAAGAATGTATTGTTCTGTTGGATGCTTTGCAGCATCTGGGATTTGAAAGACACAAGAAGAGAAGTCAATTTTGAAGATGCTCGGTCATTGGCTTCGGAGAAATGGAATTTGGATCATGTAGGTTTATATGCTTGTACTAATTTCTTGTGATCTATAGTAAATAAgatttgataaaatttttattttgggAAAAGAATAAGTTTGATTACTTTttttaaaggtaaattgctcatcgACAAAGTAATCTATCTTTACCTAGTATGATCTTTAGAAGTCCGACTTTAATTGTTCATCTGCGTACTACTATGAATTTCTATGTGTCAtgcacatttttttttcttttgcagatCGATTACTTTGTTGATTGCCATTACTCTGATATTGATGACCGACTATGGGTGATTGGTGGCACGACGTCTGGCACGCTCGGCTACTTCCCAATTAGCCCTGATCATGCAGGAACCATCGATTTCGCTGAAGCTATTCTCGAAGGTGGCCATGCAGGGGTTGTGAGAAGTGTCTTGCCTGCTTCAAACAGTCATCGCACAATTGCAAAAAAGGGCATCTTTGGCTGGACCGGAGGCGAAGATGGCCGCCTATGTTGTTGGTTATCTGATGAATCATTGGAGGCAAAACGATCATGGATTTCAAATTCCCTTGTCATGAGGTCACACGAAGCCCGAAGCAAACGACATCATCCGTATTGACACAATCCTATGAACCTACATAATTTGGTGGAAAGTATGTTCCATGTTCTATCTATAATGTTAAATTCTGTACATTAGTTATAAACTATGTTCGTAAGGATTATTATGGTGTTGGGTTGATCATGCTGTAACACGGGCAATCATCATTTTTAACACAAACTATGCCCTTTAGCATTCTTGGTTGTCTCTCaaagatatatttattttttggataattttcttaaaaagttctaagttttttttttttttttttcttttgagagtTCTTTTTTTGTTGTATTCTTGTtgtgttttttattttataaaatatgagaTTATCTTTAATCTTTGTCTATCTTGTTAGCCATTGTCCACGTTGTGTTATGGCCATTGTTGTCTTGTCGTGACTATCTTTATTGTTCGGTGTCTTCGTCCCACTATGATTGCAAGGCCTCTTCGCATAGGGGTTTAGTTCCGCCATTGTGAAGCCTTACGTGAGTCTTGTCTCCTCGCAATCATCATTTGTGACATCTATAATCTCACCCTCTATCCTCGATGGTAGTTATCATTTGTGACATCTATAATCTCACCCTCTATCCTCGATGGTAGGTGGTGGTGAAAGGTGGTCATGACGGTAAAAGTTAGGAGTAAttttattttgtaaaaaaataagggatgcattatgaaaaaaaaaataaaaagcgcTTCATGAGGGAAAAgtaaaattttgagattttttattgAAGAATTCACCCTTATTTTTGTTGGTGTCGTTGAGAGCAACATGTCGAGCAGCAACCGCACAATTAATATAGTATTCTTCCGATACATGTTTAGAATTTTTGTGACACTACGCGGCGATATGATAGGTGTCCAGCGTCTCCAAGAAACCACCCAAGAAGGTCATTGTCACCGAGTCGGTCTTGGAAGCATATTACGATCAATCGTGTGGCAATGGTCGTCCTCctcagcaagcaagcaagcagatATCCTTCCCGGGTATCCTCCACCAACCAAAACCTTCGTATTTCTCGTAGCCAAATGCTTTTATCCCCTCACAAAGCATTCCTCGCTGCTCATCCTTTCCAAGCACACCACAGAGAGACTAATACGATttcctctcttgatttctttctttCGTGTGTTCAAATGCCAAACCAATGGCTAACAAATTAGAGCGTCAATCCATGAAGCAAGCAAAGGATCATGAGTCGATGGTACAGGAACTAGAAAAGGTGAAGCTTGAACTCAGCCGGCTGAAGCTTGACGTCGCCTCCGCATCGGAGGCAAAGGCCGATGCCGAGAAGGAAGCTACAGCGTCGGGTCTGCGAGCCGTGTGCGTTCTTCACTCGGTGGAGGAGCTCAGAAAGAAGATAGACGAATCGGACGAAGAGCATGCGTTGGTCGAGCTTGCTCGGATCGAGGCCGAAAGGGAGCACCGAGAAATAGAAGCTCGAAGAGTCGCCGAGGCCGCAGAGTTCTCCAACAGAGTCGACGCTGCCAGGAAGACATTCGACGATCTTAACCAAGAAACCATCCACCATGAGGAACTCCAGATGAAGCTTAACATCACCCAATCATCCATCAGCCTGTTGCAGGCAGAACTGGAGTCGGTTCGAGCAAAGgacaagaataagaagaagaagaagaagaaggaagaacaaGAAAGTTCATGGCGCAGTTCCTCCTTGGATGCTGCCAAAGCCGAACTTTTGGCAGCAAAAGAAGAATTGGATTTGGTCAAGGAAGAGGGGTTTAAGTTCATGAACTCGATGGATCTCATCAGAAAGGAGTTGGATCGGATTGCCCAAGAGACTCGTCAGCTGGAGAAACTAGAGAAGAAAGCAGAATCCAGTGTTCTTCGGCTCGACTCCAACCTTCTGAAAGCCAAGACCAAGTTGGAAGCCACGACAGTGGCTGAGGAGAGGGCTACAACCATGGGTTCCAAACTCTCCACCACACTGAACCAACTCCAAGCAGAGACAGAAGCAGCACAGAAGGAGACACAACTGATTGTCCAAGAGGCTATCGGTGTCCGAAGCCAAATCGCCAACACCGACTCGGAGATCAGCTCAGCGGAGGAGAAACTGCAGGCGGTGGTGCAGGAGCTACGCGCGGCTAAAGCATCAGAAGCTACGGCGTTCGAGAAGCTGAAGAGTGTCACCAAGCAAACCACCACGAGGGTTAGAGCTTCCTTAACTCAATGCAGCGCCAGCATACCCATCTCCGAGACCGAGCACGACTACCTGGTGAGCAACGCAGCAGCAGCCCAAGTGGTCTCGAGTAAGAAGGTGGCAGCGGCTCAGGCATGGATGGAAGCGTTGACGGACAGAGAGAGGAACGCGCGGGTGAAGGCGGAGCTCATCGAGAAGGAGTTGCGGGAGCTCAAAGCGGTGGAAGTGCGGGAACTTCACGAGACGCAACGGTCGGTGTTTGCCAGGAGATCCTTAGAAGAGGATCTAAACCAACTGATGAAACAGATCGAGGAAGAAGATGAACAGCTTTCGGAAGAGAAACCAAGGAAAGCCGTAATGCCAAGGTCAAGAAGCATCAAGATAAGACGGATTCCATCATCGCCGGGGACTCCTCGACAGGTTCGTTCCCCGTTGATTGTGATCAAGAAGAGGACGAAGGTGATGCCCAATCTGGTGCGGTTTCTCAGGGATGGAAGAGGCCGCAGGACGTGAGCTCGTTGACTACTTCAGCAACTACGACGGTCAACAACACTTTGAGCAAGATTTGGTTGTGACAGCAGATCAAATAAGACTGATTCATCTGGACTCTGAAAAGTCAAACTTCTCATTCCAat is a window from the Musa acuminata AAA Group cultivar baxijiao chromosome BXJ2-1, Cavendish_Baxijiao_AAA, whole genome shotgun sequence genome containing:
- the LOC103969106 gene encoding WD repeat-containing protein GTS1 — translated: MEDEAEAAAPSPSSKRLALKNSIQTNFGDDYVFQIAANQEISNLAVSLSTNTIKLYSPITGQYFGECRGHSGTIHEISFPEPLSPQAICSCSSDGTIRTWDIRTFNQVSLLRANSSQEIYSFCYGGSSGNLLVGGCNAQIYFWDWRNGKQVACLEESHMEDVTQVRFVPNQQNKLISASVDGLLCLFDTSGHIDDDDHLESVMNVETSIAKIGFFGRMNQKFWCLTHIETLSIWDLKDTRREVNFEDARSLASEKWNLDHIDYFVDCHYSDIDDRLWVIGGTTSGTLGYFPISPDHAGTIDFAEAILEGGHAGVVRSVLPASNSHRTIAKKGIFGWTGGEDGRLCCWLSDESLEAKRSWISNSLVMRSHEARSKRHHPY
- the LOC103969190 gene encoding protein PLASTID MOVEMENT IMPAIRED 2-like; the protein is MANKLERQSMKQAKDHESMVQELEKVKLELSRLKLDVASASEAKADAEKEATASGLRAVCVLHSVEELRKKIDESDEEHALVELARIEAEREHREIEARRVAEAAEFSNRVDAARKTFDDLNQETIHHEELQMKLNITQSSISLLQAELESVRAKDKNKKKKKKKEEQESSWRSSSLDAAKAELLAAKEELDLVKEEGFKFMNSMDLIRKELDRIAQETRQLEKLEKKAESSVLRLDSNLLKAKTKLEATTVAEERATTMGSKLSTTLNQLQAETEAAQKETQLIVQEAIGVRSQIANTDSEISSAEEKLQAVVQELRAAKASEATAFEKLKSVTKQTTTRVRASLTQCSASIPISETEHDYLVSNAAAAQVVSSKKVAAAQAWMEALTDRERNARVKAELIEKELRELKAVEVRELHETQRSVFARRSLEEDLNQLMKQIEEEDEQLSEEKPRKAVMPRSRSIKIRRIPSSPGTPRQVRSPLIVIKKRTKVMPNLVRFLRDGRGRRT